A DNA window from Drosophila pseudoobscura strain MV-25-SWS-2005 chromosome 2, UCI_Dpse_MV25, whole genome shotgun sequence contains the following coding sequences:
- the LOC117183267 gene encoding fork head domain-containing protein FD4, whose protein sequence is MPRPSRESYGDQKPPYSYISLTAMAIWSSPEKMLPLSDIYKFITDRFPYYRKNTQRWQNSLRHNLSFNDCFIKVPRRPDRPGKGAYWALHPQAFDMFENGSLLRRRKRFKLHKNDKDILNEELTALANLNRFFFTNRNGSVSHMTSLDGNNASMSLDSTLHYPRVANQLSTPLAQDIALSNLPLITSPDSEGPISLRPKRSFTIESLITPDKPEHHSEEEDEDDDRTDIDVVECSGIFRYPPTSSSDEYMAMSRINHTEDQRERPLPPLHTINAGNVPFLHYAAGANVSGLSSGNLQSSGIPSTTYELAISHPLFMMATAPLANMHNIYYNNVTLVAPSQQYLTPEAQNRIDNDLRTI, encoded by the exons ATGCCAAGACCCTCACGTGAATCATACGGCGATCAGAAGCCtccatattcatatatatCACTAACTGCTATGGCCATTTGGAGCTCACCGGAGAAAATGTTACCTCTCAGCGATATATATAAGTTCATAACAGACCGCTTTCCGTACTATCGAAAGAACACTCAGCGGTGGCAGAACTCTTTGCGACACAATTTGAGTTTTAACGATTGCTTCATAAAAGTTCCGCGACGGCCAGACAGGCCCGGGAAAGGTGCCTACTGGGCGTTACATCCTCAAGCATTTGACATGTTTGAAAACGGCAGTCTACTACGACGGAGAAAGCGATTTAAATTGCATAAAAATGATAAGGACATACTGAATGAAGAGTTGACCGCACTGGCGAACCTAAATCGATTTTTCTTTACAAATCGCAATGGAAGTGTATCGCATATGACGTCGCTAGACGGCAACAATGCATCCATGAGCCTTGACTCGACTCTGCATTATCCGAGAGTAGCAAATCAATTATCAACGCCTTTAGCTCAAG ATATAGCACTGTCCAATTTGCCCTTGATAACTAGTCCAGACAGTGAAGGTCCGATAAGTTTACGACCGAAGCGTTCCTTTACGATAGAGAGTCTAATTACTCCCGACAAACCTGAGCACCACTCGGAGGAGGAAGACGAGGATGATGACCGAACTGATATAGATGTAGTGGAGTGTAGTGGAATTTTCAGATATCCGCCAACATCTTCGTCCGACGAATATATGGCGATGAGTCGAATAAACCACACTGAAGATCAGCGAGAACGACCGCTACCGCCGTTACACACTATAAATGCGGGAAACGTACCGTTTCTTCATTATGCCGCAGGAGCCAATGTATCAGGACTGAGCTCGGGAAATCTCCAATCCTCGGGAATCCCCAGCACCACATATGAACTAGCTATTTCCCATCCACTGTTTATGATGGCAACGGCACCCCTGGCCAATATGCACAATATCTATTATAATAACGTTACTCTGGTGGCCCCGTCACAACAATATCTTACACCGGAAGCCCAAAATAGAATAGACAATGATTTGCGTACTATATAA